One window of Deltaproteobacteria bacterium genomic DNA carries:
- a CDS encoding radical SAM protein produces MSKKRAGTPLIVPIFIPNQGCPHRCVFCQQERITACSHELVSTRRIRDIVETAMHSSGFRTRRPREIAFFGGTFSGLPVSEIIRLLDAVRPYLERGEFDSIRVSTRPDTLDEERLEILSRFGVSTIELGAQSMDDEVLEKSRRGHSAEDTVRAVGLLKERGFKVGLQLMPGLPGDSEARFRDTIEKVLKLTPHMVRLYPAIVIRGTRMAQMFREGTYRPLNLEDAVRLCADSCIRLESQGIPVIRIGLMSSSSLRAEGQILAGPWHEAFGHLVRTMIHQKNIGPLLPEYGIAEKIRLRVPAREISLVRGHRNQGLHWIKKRTGAGAVEVIPYGIHEPGRIKVEILEFKEGRFKS; encoded by the coding sequence TTGTCTAAAAAACGAGCGGGAACTCCTCTCATAGTTCCTATATTCATTCCTAACCAGGGATGCCCCCACCGATGCGTTTTCTGCCAGCAAGAGCGGATCACTGCCTGTTCACACGAACTCGTCTCTACCCGAAGAATCCGTGACATCGTCGAAACGGCCATGCATTCAAGCGGCTTCCGGACCCGGCGGCCCCGCGAGATCGCATTTTTCGGAGGCACCTTTTCGGGTCTGCCGGTTTCAGAAATAATCCGGCTCCTGGATGCCGTAAGACCCTACCTGGAAAGGGGAGAGTTTGATTCCATCCGGGTCTCCACCCGCCCCGACACATTGGATGAAGAGCGGCTCGAGATCTTGAGCCGTTTCGGAGTCTCGACAATCGAACTGGGCGCCCAGTCCATGGATGATGAAGTGCTGGAAAAAAGTCGAAGGGGGCACAGCGCGGAGGACACCGTAAGGGCCGTCGGACTCCTCAAAGAGCGGGGATTCAAAGTAGGGCTCCAATTGATGCCCGGTCTGCCGGGAGATTCGGAGGCACGTTTCCGCGACACTATTGAAAAAGTGCTCAAGCTGACGCCTCACATGGTCCGCCTTTATCCGGCGATCGTCATCAGGGGAACCCGGATGGCCCAAATGTTTCGGGAAGGGACTTACCGCCCCCTGAATCTCGAAGATGCAGTCAGGCTTTGCGCGGATAGTTGTATTCGGCTTGAAAGCCAGGGCATTCCTGTAATTCGGATCGGCCTCATGTCTTCCTCCTCTTTGCGTGCGGAAGGACAGATTCTGGCAGGACCTTGGCACGAAGCCTTCGGGCACTTAGTCCGTACCATGATCCATCAAAAAAACATCGGCCCCCTGCTCCCCGAATACGGGATTGCAGAAAAAATCCGGCTGAGGGTCCCCGCGAGGGAAATTTCCCTCGTCCGGGGGCATAGGAATCAAGGCTTGCACTGGATTAAGAAGAGAACCGGGGCAGGAGCGGTTGAAGTGATCCCTTACGGGATCCATGAGCCGGGGAGGATCAAGGTAGAAATCCTGGAATTCAAGGAAGGCCGTTTCAAGTCATGA
- a CDS encoding CoA transferase, giving the protein MRPLEGVKVIELSGLAPAPFCGMILADFGADVTVIGRPSHREAEIPNAMSRNPFERGKRLIKLDLKTDAGIEILKRMIRQSDVLLEPFRPGVMEGLGVGPDDALALNPGLIYARLTGWGQEGPYARMAGHDINYIGLSGALSLFRRKGEKPLPPCNLLGDFAGGGLLCALGILLALIERGRSGEGQIIDSAMLDGTTYLLTLFYGLLANGLMGLEIGTNLLDGGAPFYQVYETADGKFMAVGALEKHFYEKLLKELGLDPATLPPQNDPAFWPETRDLFEKLFKEKTREEWTAVFEGKDACVTPVLELDEVNLHPQNKGRRLLSYANGYLQPSPAPKLSRTPGEIRERRNSGDPREILLGLGYRDETIKDFYSRGVIQ; this is encoded by the coding sequence ATGAGACCCCTTGAAGGCGTTAAGGTCATTGAGCTTTCAGGACTTGCTCCCGCCCCCTTCTGCGGGATGATCCTTGCCGATTTCGGGGCCGACGTCACCGTCATAGGCCGACCCTCCCACAGAGAAGCCGAAATTCCCAACGCCATGTCAAGGAATCCATTTGAGCGGGGTAAGCGGCTCATCAAGCTGGACCTCAAAACGGATGCGGGCATAGAAATCCTGAAAAGGATGATCAGGCAGTCCGACGTGCTCCTCGAACCCTTTCGTCCCGGGGTCATGGAGGGCCTCGGGGTGGGCCCGGATGACGCCTTGGCCCTGAATCCTGGGCTCATCTATGCCAGGCTCACCGGGTGGGGGCAGGAAGGCCCTTACGCTCGGATGGCTGGACACGACATCAATTACATCGGTCTATCAGGGGCACTGTCCCTGTTCAGGCGGAAAGGGGAGAAACCTCTGCCTCCCTGCAATCTTCTCGGGGATTTCGCAGGAGGAGGGCTGCTCTGCGCCCTTGGGATCCTTTTGGCCCTGATCGAGAGGGGCCGGTCAGGAGAGGGGCAGATCATTGATTCGGCCATGCTGGATGGGACGACATACCTTTTGACCCTGTTCTACGGGCTTCTCGCCAACGGCCTTATGGGCCTTGAGATCGGGACCAACCTGCTGGACGGAGGCGCCCCCTTCTATCAGGTTTACGAGACGGCGGACGGAAAATTCATGGCGGTCGGAGCACTGGAAAAACATTTCTACGAAAAACTGCTCAAAGAGCTGGGTCTGGACCCGGCCACCCTTCCACCACAAAATGACCCGGCTTTCTGGCCCGAAACAAGGGATCTCTTCGAAAAATTATTCAAGGAGAAAACCCGAGAGGAATGGACGGCCGTCTTTGAAGGAAAAGACGCCTGTGTCACGCCTGTTCTGGAACTGGACGAAGTAAACCTGCATCCCCAAAACAAGGGACGTAGACTCCTGTCATATGCCAACGGGTATCTCCAGCCCTCTCCTGCACCGAAACTGTCGAGGACCCCCGGTGAAATCCGCGAGAGAAGAAATTCGGGGGATCCGCGGGAAATTCTGCTGGGTCTGGGATATCGTGATGAAACCATCAAGGATTTTTACTCCAGAGGGGTCATCCAATAG
- a CDS encoding B12-binding domain-containing radical SAM protein has product MKKVLLIYPYFIDDRIHVEEISPPPIGLYSVAAVLKEKDYDVEILDWHEMSGRTGEMKEILRDRKPDVIGVSLFHGNRWGGIEVARIAKAIDPGITIVFGGIGATFLWEHLLANFRDIDFVVLGEGEHSFLRLLQYLEREGSPGAPDIPGIAYRDHGIPNKTSDPEPIKDLDALPIPAKYYAYQHVSSSRGCAWDCAFCGSPKFWGRRIRFRSPRHFVEELSLLYQRGHTFFYFSDDTFTLDRERAIGICKSILEQGLDITWYAISRVDCVDEEILYWMRKAGCIQISYGIESGSERIRRVLNKRINRNDILRAFRLTRRYGILPRAYFMYGSPGETDETIGETITLINEIKPLSTIFYVLDLFPGTRLFESVKERMGLTDEIWLKKIEGILYFEVDPAISRQKILDYGKRLREAFYNHLHLFADADEMDLVDRKDLYPFHADFLSRLAMTFSHGDYARVPSIKGRETIAQNLYESSLRYHPNQRAYLGLAIIKQKRRAFRDSLVVLNKGLRLFPESKSLHVCAGISHMNLGEYDLALSHFSPYKGSPEVEPYLSHCRKALAHGVR; this is encoded by the coding sequence ATGAAAAAAGTCCTGCTCATCTATCCCTACTTTATCGACGATCGCATTCACGTAGAGGAAATCTCACCTCCTCCGATTGGACTTTACTCGGTGGCGGCCGTCTTGAAAGAAAAGGACTATGATGTGGAAATCCTGGACTGGCACGAGATGTCGGGCAGAACCGGTGAGATGAAAGAGATCTTGCGGGACAGGAAACCCGATGTCATCGGGGTTTCCCTGTTCCACGGAAACCGGTGGGGCGGCATTGAGGTCGCCCGTATCGCCAAGGCGATCGACCCGGGAATCACGATCGTATTCGGGGGTATCGGGGCGACCTTCTTATGGGAACATCTGCTGGCCAACTTCCGGGATATCGATTTCGTCGTCCTGGGAGAGGGTGAACACAGCTTTTTACGGCTCCTGCAATACCTGGAACGGGAAGGGAGTCCCGGTGCGCCGGATATCCCGGGCATCGCTTACAGGGATCATGGAATCCCCAACAAGACAAGCGATCCCGAACCCATCAAGGACCTGGATGCCCTTCCGATCCCCGCCAAGTACTATGCTTACCAGCATGTCTCTTCAAGTCGGGGCTGCGCTTGGGATTGTGCCTTTTGTGGATCCCCAAAATTCTGGGGAAGGAGAATCCGGTTCCGTTCCCCCCGGCACTTCGTCGAGGAGTTGAGCCTGCTTTACCAAAGGGGACATACTTTTTTCTACTTTTCAGACGACACCTTTACCCTGGACAGGGAAAGGGCGATCGGGATCTGCAAGTCGATCCTGGAACAGGGGCTGGACATCACCTGGTATGCCATATCCCGGGTCGACTGCGTGGATGAAGAAATTCTCTATTGGATGAGAAAGGCGGGATGCATTCAAATCAGCTACGGGATCGAAAGCGGCTCCGAGCGGATACGAAGGGTGCTGAACAAGCGGATCAATAGGAATGACATTTTAAGGGCCTTTCGCCTCACGAGGCGTTACGGTATCCTGCCCCGGGCCTATTTCATGTACGGCTCTCCGGGAGAGACGGACGAAACAATTGGAGAGACCATCACCTTGATTAATGAAATCAAGCCGCTGAGCACCATATTCTATGTCTTGGATCTCTTCCCTGGAACCCGGCTCTTCGAGAGCGTGAAAGAAAGGATGGGTCTTACGGATGAAATCTGGCTTAAAAAGATCGAGGGGATCCTTTACTTCGAGGTGGACCCTGCAATCTCGAGACAAAAAATCCTGGATTACGGGAAAAGGCTCCGGGAGGCATTTTACAATCATCTCCACCTTTTTGCAGATGCCGATGAAATGGATCTCGTCGACCGAAAGGATCTCTACCCCTTTCATGCCGACTTCTTATCCAGGCTGGCCATGACCTTCAGCCATGGCGATTACGCCAGGGTGCCATCCATCAAAGGAAGAGAGACGATAGCGCAGAACCTCTATGAAAGCTCCCTTAGATATCACCCAAACCAAAGGGCCTATCTGGGTCTTGCGATCATCAAGCAGAAAAGGAGAGCCTTCAGGGACTCTCTCGTCGTGCTCAACAAGGGGCTTCGTCTCTTTCCGGAAAGCAAATCCCTTCATGTATGTGCAGGCATCAGCCACATGAACCTGGGGGAATACGATCTCGCCCTTTCTCACTTCTCTCCATACAAGGGATCCCCCGAGGTTGAACCCTACCTCTCCCATTGTCGAAAAGCCTTGGCCCATGGGGTCCGATAA
- the rnc gene encoding ribonuclease III encodes MNHSIENKDFHDLMDRLGYRFKNPNLLAEAFRHSSFVNEIGEEDVRDNERLEFLGDAVLDLAISDILMELFDSAREGDLSKYRASVVNEKTLSLVAKELGLGDFLLLGKGEELTGGRRKPSILADTVEALLGAVYLDGGFEASKEIIRRFFTPHLEKIVSREGLNDFKSLLQEYTQAAFKTRPQYVLVKESGPAHRKVFRVALRLQGKTMAEAEGRSKKEAEQKAAKEAFLCLKNERELLS; translated from the coding sequence ATGAACCATTCCATTGAAAACAAAGATTTTCACGACTTGATGGATAGGCTCGGGTACCGGTTCAAAAATCCAAACCTGCTGGCGGAAGCCTTTCGCCATTCATCCTTTGTAAACGAAATCGGCGAGGAGGATGTCCGGGACAATGAACGTCTTGAATTCCTGGGCGATGCTGTCCTGGATCTCGCCATCAGTGATATCCTTATGGAGCTCTTCGACTCAGCAAGGGAAGGAGACCTGTCCAAGTACAGGGCATCTGTGGTCAATGAGAAAACCCTGTCCTTGGTGGCAAAAGAGCTCGGGCTGGGAGATTTTCTCCTCCTTGGGAAAGGTGAGGAATTGACAGGGGGCCGCAGGAAACCGAGTATTCTGGCGGATACCGTGGAGGCCCTTTTGGGTGCCGTATACCTGGACGGGGGCTTCGAGGCGAGTAAAGAAATCATAAGGCGGTTCTTTACTCCACATCTAGAAAAAATCGTCTCAAGAGAGGGATTGAATGATTTCAAAAGTCTCCTCCAGGAATACACCCAGGCCGCCTTCAAGACCCGGCCCCAATACGTGCTTGTCAAGGAAAGCGGCCCGGCCCACCGAAAGGTCTTCCGGGTGGCCCTTCGGCTGCAAGGAAAAACAATGGCCGAAGCGGAGGGAAGAAGCAAGAAAGAGGCGGAGCAGAAGGCGGCGAAGGAGGCGTTTCTTTGTCTAAAAAACGAGCGGGAACTCCTCTCATAG
- a CDS encoding GHKL domain-containing protein — protein sequence MVPASQKAPSEGKQFRLVKFFAWASFIVLVIFSFPFSMVISQQAKEILLRSYENYALLVGQNLNHQVFQNFVIPVYRRYGQIRLREEEQYELMDRVVRNTIHGFNVDLVNIYDIGKGVIAYSTDRGLIGKECNKTAGYLKAVKGESSSRLISSSFELWGLGLEMGGTRKLRTYIPFQDVDPFTGDKGHIGGVFELIQDLTPQYESIVRFQFLVIGLSILIMGLIFVVLLLIVHKAETVIEQRARERRELEAQLHQAERLAALGEMVAGVSHEIKNPLGIIRSTAELLGSMPNTDETQKKLSEVITEESTRLNQIVTEFLDFARPQEPNLHPCNLGEILRKNLSFLEPELEKRGITVSHNIGEQPLELSADHDQLYRAFQNLLINAIQAMDDGGRIDIHVGEGNGNYLVAIRDSGCGISPENLRKIFNPFFTTKERGSGLGLSIVKKIVEGHNGRISIESRVNQGTRILVRLPRNP from the coding sequence ATGGTGCCTGCTTCGCAGAAAGCGCCTTCAGAAGGGAAACAATTTCGTCTGGTCAAATTTTTCGCATGGGCGAGCTTCATCGTTTTGGTGATTTTCAGCTTTCCTTTTTCCATGGTCATTTCCCAGCAGGCCAAGGAGATTCTCTTGAGGAGTTATGAAAATTACGCCCTTCTGGTCGGCCAGAATCTCAACCACCAAGTCTTTCAAAATTTCGTAATCCCTGTTTACAGGAGATACGGGCAGATCCGTCTGAGGGAAGAGGAACAGTACGAACTGATGGACCGGGTGGTCCGAAACACCATCCACGGCTTCAACGTGGACCTGGTCAACATCTATGACATCGGAAAGGGGGTCATCGCTTACAGCACGGATAGGGGACTAATCGGTAAAGAGTGCAATAAAACCGCCGGGTACCTGAAGGCAGTGAAGGGGGAGAGTTCCTCGCGGCTCATATCCAGCAGTTTCGAACTCTGGGGCCTGGGGTTGGAGATGGGTGGAACGCGGAAGTTGCGGACTTACATCCCTTTCCAGGACGTGGATCCATTCACAGGGGACAAAGGACACATCGGGGGTGTCTTCGAACTCATCCAGGATCTGACCCCCCAGTATGAATCCATCGTGCGGTTCCAATTTCTGGTCATCGGGCTTTCCATCCTCATCATGGGATTGATTTTCGTGGTCCTTTTATTAATTGTACACAAGGCCGAGACCGTTATCGAGCAACGGGCCCGGGAGAGGCGGGAACTGGAGGCCCAACTCCACCAGGCGGAACGCCTGGCTGCCCTGGGTGAGATGGTGGCCGGGGTCTCCCACGAAATCAAGAATCCTCTGGGCATTATACGCAGCACGGCGGAATTGTTGGGGAGCATGCCCAATACAGATGAGACCCAGAAAAAGCTCTCAGAGGTCATCACGGAGGAATCCACCCGTCTCAACCAGATCGTTACCGAATTCCTCGATTTCGCTCGACCCCAGGAACCCAATCTTCATCCGTGCAACCTGGGAGAGATCCTTCGGAAGAACCTTTCCTTCCTTGAACCGGAACTGGAGAAAAGGGGGATCACGGTGAGCCATAACATCGGGGAGCAACCCTTGGAACTGTCGGCGGATCATGACCAACTCTACCGGGCCTTTCAGAACCTCCTCATCAATGCTATACAGGCCATGGATGACGGGGGGCGGATCGACATCCATGTCGGCGAAGGAAACGGCAATTATCTGGTGGCCATTAGAGATTCCGGCTGCGGGATCAGTCCCGAAAACCTGAGGAAAATTTTCAATCCCTTTTTCACCACCAAGGAAAGGGGAAGTGGGTTGGGACTTTCCATCGTGAAGAAGATCGTGGAAGGTCACAACGGGCGGATTTCCATTGAAAGCCGGGTGAACCAGGGGACGAGGATCCTGGTTCGTTTGCCGCGCAACCCATAA
- the rfaE2 gene encoding D-glycero-beta-D-manno-heptose 1-phosphate adenylyltransferase: protein MESYLRKIKSIKALGDDIGNLKGRGKRIVFTNGCFDLLHRGHVRYLSEARKLGDYLIVAVNSDRSVRAIKGPGRPVMPEEERAELLSALEFVDAVTLFDEETPLEVIRSLMPDVLVKGGDWPVDKIIGGDLVIKAGGEVRSIPFVSGHSTTEIIRRIRDGSPPGHLDQ from the coding sequence ATGGAATCTTACCTGCGGAAGATAAAATCGATAAAGGCCCTTGGGGATGATATTGGGAACCTCAAGGGCCGAGGGAAAAGAATAGTATTCACCAACGGTTGTTTCGACCTCTTGCACCGGGGTCATGTCCGGTACCTTTCAGAGGCGCGGAAATTAGGTGACTACCTGATCGTAGCTGTCAACAGCGACCGTTCCGTACGCGCTATCAAGGGGCCCGGAAGGCCTGTCATGCCGGAGGAGGAGCGTGCTGAACTCCTCTCGGCCCTTGAATTCGTGGATGCCGTCACCCTTTTCGATGAGGAGACTCCTTTGGAAGTGATCCGTTCCCTTATGCCGGACGTCCTGGTAAAGGGTGGGGATTGGCCGGTGGACAAAATAATAGGAGGTGACCTGGTAATAAAGGCGGGAGGTGAGGTCCGTTCCATACCCTTTGTCTCCGGCCATTCCACAACAGAGATTATCAGACGGATAAGGGATGGATCCCCGCCGGGACATCTGGATCAGTGA
- a CDS encoding YjbQ family protein: MPEIIRINTRSRIEMVDITASVQDIIHRNSVTEGICTVYVPHTTAGITINEGADPAVCVDILTRLNDLVPPHAGYRHMEGNADSHIKASMMGSSVSVIVEEGRLILGTWQKIFFCEFDGPRSRKAYVKV; encoded by the coding sequence ATGCCCGAGATCATCCGGATCAATACACGATCAAGGATCGAGATGGTGGATATCACCGCCTCCGTGCAGGACATTATTCATCGGAACTCCGTGACTGAAGGAATTTGCACGGTTTACGTGCCCCACACCACTGCGGGGATCACCATTAATGAAGGGGCGGACCCGGCGGTCTGCGTCGACATTCTCACCAGATTGAACGACCTGGTGCCTCCCCATGCCGGATACCGCCACATGGAAGGGAACGCGGACAGCCATATCAAGGCTTCAATGATGGGCAGTTCGGTCTCCGTTATCGTGGAAGAAGGCCGGTTGATACTCGGAACCTGGCAAAAGATCTTCTTTTGTGAATTCGACGGCCCCCGATCACGAAAGGCATATGTCAAGGTATGA
- a CDS encoding radical SAM protein, with protein MVTRDYEFLPAMLFADGEGRIYDHPHLRMVGFSGDTPCLPEREDLVLLPEFSKLFFLPKCPPLGLNPDTGKIEVVRETEIEGKNAPCFAVAAFLEPGMVRTHLPAADYRAKDYVLPMWAYTAVGFKDDRYWASAFRIEYNHRWDPRRYDDLELVPAIESFQNKYPAGPLTRHLIDCATLNHCFAAKNLFMKRWEAPLPVSRTCNAECLGCLSLQGYGSCEASHHRISFRPSREEIVDLAVRHLEEAPDAIVSFGQGCEGEPLMEYRLIAESIREIRRRTGKGTINLNTNGSRPERVREIARSGLDSIRISLCSARPEVYRAYTRPRGFDFEDVLQSISLSREMGLYTMVNYLVFPGISDQEEELTALEKLVERTGVQFIHLKNLCIDPELYLRSIPRTDSPAMGMRQLAGIVKKNLPEVELGYFNRAVR; from the coding sequence ATGGTGACAAGAGACTATGAATTCCTCCCTGCAATGCTCTTTGCCGATGGGGAGGGCCGCATATATGATCACCCCCATTTACGGATGGTGGGGTTTTCCGGGGACACCCCCTGTCTCCCGGAAAGGGAGGACCTGGTTCTTCTACCTGAATTCAGCAAACTCTTCTTCCTCCCGAAATGCCCTCCCTTGGGGCTGAACCCCGACACGGGGAAAATCGAGGTTGTGCGGGAGACCGAGATAGAAGGTAAAAACGCACCTTGCTTTGCCGTCGCCGCCTTTCTGGAACCCGGAATGGTCCGCACACATCTCCCCGCCGCGGATTACCGGGCCAAGGATTACGTACTCCCCATGTGGGCCTATACCGCCGTAGGATTCAAGGATGATCGATACTGGGCCTCGGCCTTCAGGATCGAGTATAACCATCGCTGGGATCCCCGCCGTTATGACGACCTTGAGCTTGTCCCGGCCATCGAGTCTTTTCAAAATAAATACCCCGCAGGCCCCCTGACCCGGCATCTGATTGACTGCGCCACCCTGAATCACTGCTTTGCGGCCAAGAACCTCTTCATGAAACGATGGGAAGCCCCCCTCCCCGTCAGCCGCACCTGTAACGCAGAGTGTCTGGGTTGTCTTTCCCTTCAAGGTTATGGCTCCTGCGAGGCGTCCCACCACCGCATTTCCTTCCGCCCCTCCAGGGAAGAGATCGTGGATCTGGCCGTTCGCCACCTCGAGGAAGCCCCCGACGCCATCGTGAGCTTCGGTCAGGGATGTGAAGGGGAACCCCTTATGGAATACCGGCTCATCGCGGAAAGCATCCGCGAGATTCGGAGACGCACCGGGAAGGGCACCATCAACCTCAACACTAATGGATCCAGGCCCGAGCGGGTCCGGGAAATCGCCCGAAGCGGCCTGGACTCGATCCGGATCAGCCTGTGCAGCGCGAGGCCGGAGGTCTACCGGGCCTACACCCGGCCAAGGGGCTTCGATTTCGAGGATGTCCTCCAATCCATCTCCCTATCCCGGGAAATGGGCCTCTACACCATGGTCAATTACCTGGTCTTCCCGGGGATAAGCGACCAGGAAGAGGAACTTACCGCCCTCGAGAAACTGGTGGAAAGAACGGGGGTCCAATTCATCCACTTGAAAAACCTGTGCATAGACCCGGAACTTTATCTAAGAAGCATACCCAGAACGGATTCACCCGCCATGGGTATGAGGCAGCTGGCAGGAATTGTTAAGAAAAATTTACCGGAAGTCGAGTTGGGGTATTTCAATCGGGCCGTAAGGTGA
- a CDS encoding sigma-54-dependent Fis family transcriptional regulator gives MDTILIVDDEKNYLVVLEALLGPEGYEIRTTDNAKEALGMIRDSDLDLVITDMKMPGMSGMELLEEAKKIKPELPVIMMTAYGTIEMAVEAMRRQAYDYITKPFRNEELKLTVKKALENHRLIKENLRLSQALLDRYRYGNIIGKSKPMLEIYDLIGKVAQSRASVLITGPSGTGKELIAKAIHYESPRRDKPFISINCGALTESLLESELFGHEKGAFTGASAMKKGRFELADGGTLFLDEVGDMPPSLQVKLLRVLQEMEFERVGGTKTIKVDVRVLSASNRNIKEDVAQGLFREDLYFRLNVIHIQVPSLMERMEDIRLLVNHFIHKYGRDEGKENVEVSPEAWKALYSYHWPGNVRELENVVERAVVLNGDGIIGIDDLPPELSKRETELDVEKFIPPGAPLQKTLEEIEEKLIRRALRESNNVQAHAAERLGITKSLIQHKMKKYNIVIEG, from the coding sequence ATGGATACCATCCTCATCGTGGATGACGAGAAAAACTACCTCGTGGTATTGGAGGCCCTGCTGGGACCGGAAGGCTACGAGATCAGGACGACGGACAATGCCAAGGAAGCCCTTGGTATGATCCGTGATTCCGACCTGGATCTCGTTATCACGGATATGAAGATGCCCGGGATGAGCGGCATGGAACTCCTCGAAGAGGCCAAGAAGATCAAGCCCGAACTGCCGGTCATCATGATGACGGCTTACGGGACCATCGAGATGGCCGTCGAAGCCATGCGGCGGCAGGCCTACGATTATATCACCAAGCCCTTTCGGAACGAAGAACTCAAGCTTACTGTCAAAAAGGCCCTTGAAAACCACCGCCTCATAAAGGAAAACCTCAGGCTCAGCCAGGCACTTCTCGACCGTTATCGTTACGGCAACATCATTGGAAAGAGCAAACCCATGCTGGAGATCTATGATCTAATCGGCAAGGTCGCTCAATCCAGGGCCTCGGTGCTTATCACGGGTCCGTCCGGGACCGGAAAGGAACTCATCGCCAAGGCTATCCACTACGAGAGCCCCCGCAGGGACAAACCCTTTATTTCCATCAACTGCGGGGCCTTGACCGAGTCCCTTCTCGAAAGTGAACTCTTCGGACATGAAAAGGGCGCTTTTACCGGGGCGTCGGCCATGAAAAAGGGCCGGTTCGAACTGGCGGACGGCGGGACCCTTTTCCTGGATGAAGTCGGGGATATGCCTCCATCCCTCCAGGTAAAACTCCTGAGGGTGCTCCAGGAGATGGAGTTCGAAAGGGTAGGAGGCACGAAGACCATCAAGGTGGATGTCCGGGTTCTATCGGCCTCCAACCGGAACATAAAGGAGGATGTGGCACAGGGTCTTTTCAGGGAGGACCTGTATTTTCGGTTGAACGTCATCCATATCCAGGTGCCTTCCCTCATGGAGCGCATGGAGGATATCCGCCTCCTGGTCAACCATTTTATCCACAAATACGGCCGGGACGAGGGAAAGGAGAATGTGGAGGTGAGCCCTGAGGCCTGGAAGGCCCTCTATAGCTACCACTGGCCGGGAAACGTCAGGGAGTTGGAAAATGTTGTCGAGCGGGCGGTTGTATTAAACGGCGATGGGATCATAGGAATCGATGACCTCCCTCCGGAACTGTCGAAGAGAGAAACGGAGCTGGACGTCGAAAAATTCATACCACCCGGCGCCCCTCTCCAGAAGACCCTGGAGGAAATCGAAGAGAAATTGATTCGGAGGGCCTTGAGGGAAAGCAACAATGTGCAGGCCCACGCAGCCGAACGGCTTGGAATCACCAAGAGCCTCATTCAACACAAGATGAAGAAGTACAATATAGTGATTGAGGGGTAA
- the era gene encoding GTPase Era, with translation MKKNDKEKFLSGFIAIVGPPNVGKSTLLNRLLGRKVAIVSPKPQTTRNRVLGVYHEKGCQMVFLDTPGIHRTRTPLHKSMVASAQAALVEVDLVTMMIDMTRPDDPEATRILRDLKRVGNPAILAINKIDRGSPERLLPIMETFSRLHDFKAIVPISALKGEGIREFLAELRARLTPGPPFFPESMTTDQTEPFLVSEFIREKVYLFTRKELPYSAAVTVEGIEEAKGRTLMRIHAKIHVESESQKAILIGKGGNMIKAIGQSARKEIERVFGVKVYLDLMVRVEKNWSKDPKALRKLGY, from the coding sequence ATGAAAAAAAACGACAAAGAGAAGTTTTTGTCTGGATTTATCGCCATCGTCGGTCCCCCCAACGTTGGCAAATCGACCCTTCTGAACCGTCTCTTAGGGCGGAAGGTGGCGATTGTATCCCCCAAACCCCAGACCACACGAAACCGCGTACTGGGGGTGTACCATGAAAAAGGATGCCAAATGGTCTTCCTGGATACACCGGGAATTCACCGCACCAGGACCCCCCTCCACAAAAGCATGGTTGCCTCGGCCCAAGCGGCCCTTGTGGAGGTGGATCTCGTGACCATGATGATCGATATGACCCGCCCCGACGACCCCGAAGCCACCCGCATCCTCAGGGATCTCAAAAGGGTGGGAAACCCCGCCATCCTGGCGATCAATAAAATCGACCGCGGGAGTCCGGAACGACTTTTGCCCATCATGGAGACCTTCAGCCGCCTGCACGATTTCAAGGCCATCGTCCCTATCTCAGCCCTCAAGGGAGAAGGAATCCGGGAATTCCTGGCTGAACTCAGGGCCAGACTCACACCGGGGCCACCCTTCTTCCCCGAATCCATGACCACGGACCAGACGGAACCCTTTTTGGTCTCTGAATTCATTCGTGAAAAGGTCTACCTTTTTACCCGAAAGGAACTCCCATACTCAGCGGCCGTCACCGTGGAGGGGATTGAAGAGGCCAAAGGGAGGACCTTGATGCGTATCCATGCGAAAATACATGTGGAGTCCGAGTCCCAGAAGGCCATCTTGATCGGCAAAGGAGGAAATATGATCAAGGCCATCGGCCAATCGGCGAGAAAGGAGATTGAACGGGTCTTCGGGGTAAAAGTCTACCTGGATCTCATGGTCCGGGTAGAGAAAAACTGGAGCAAGGATCCTAAGGCCTTGAGAAAGTTAGGATATTAG